The Methanocorpusculum vombati genomic interval GGAGGGAGGCATCACGGTGTTTGTGAAAAACACCACTGAAGCGGTTACCATGATCGCCCGCGGACTGAACTGGCAGCCGGGCGATGTGATTGTAACCACCGCTCTTGAGCACCATTCCAATCTCCTTCCCTGGCGTGCGCTGGAAAAATACGGGGTCATGCTCCGGATCGTTGGTCTTCGCCCGGACCTCACGCTTGACATGGACGCGTTTTCAGCAGCAATGGACGACTCCGTCCGGCTGGTTGCCGTAACGCAGGCATCAAACGTGACCGGCACTATTGTGCCGGTCACAGATATCGCCGGACTTTGCCGCAGATACGGTGCTCTCCTTGCGGTTGATGCGGCCCAGTCTGTTCCCCACATGCCGGTTGATGTGCGGGCGCTGGGTGCGGATTTCCTCTCCTTCTCCGGTCATAAAATGTGCGGACCTACCGGAACCGGCGTTCTCTGGATGAAAGAACCGATATTAGAACCCCTGTTCCTCGGTGGCGGTATGGTAGAACAGGTTACCGACGACGGGTTCACCCCGGCGGAAGGCTTCCACCGATACGAAGCCGGAACGCCGAACATCGCAGGCGGCATCGGTCTTGGCGAGGCCGCCGCGTTCCTCAAAGAGATCGGTATGCATCAGATCGAAGTACGGGAACGGGAGCTTTGCAGCAGACTGATCGAAAAGCTCTCCGCCGTCCCCGGCGTGCGGGTCTATGCACCCGTCGACCCGGTGCAGCGCATCAGTGTTGTCTCCTTTACGATTGAGGGCATTCCGCCGCATGAGGCCGCGGCCTATCTGGACGAGGAAGGCGGTATCATGGTACGGTCCGGCATGCACTGTGCCGAACCGCTGATGCGCCGGCTCGGCTGTCCTGACGGAACCATCCGGGCAAGTCTTGCCTTTTACAACACCGAAAGCGAGATCGATACCCTTGCCGCAACCGTCCGGGAGATGCTGTCATGAAGACTGTTCTTACGCTGCTCGTGGATTGTGCCGGCATGTTTGAGGGCGGCAGAACTGCCGCCGCAAATATGCCCGTGAAAAAATTCATTGCAGGTCTGCCCGCCGACCTTCCGGTACGCATCCTCCGTTACTCCGACACTGCCATGTGGCATCTCGGCCCTGAACCGGTTCCGGCCGGTGAGGTGGAGTGGACGGATCTGCCGTCCGGCGGCTATCTCTCCTCACTTGCCCATGCCGCAAACCTCGCGGGACAGAGCCTTGCTGCGGGGCCGGATATCCGAAACGTTGTGCTCCTCGTTTCCGACGGCGCTCTCTCCGATCCCGAAGAGATCGTGCAGGCGGTGCTGGCAAAAAGATTTGATGCCGCAGTCATGCGTGCTGCCGTCCCGCTGACCGCTGATGCGGATACGGCTGTTCTCCGGATGTTTACAGGGGACAATATTTTTGACTCATCCATTCTCCGTGACCCGCGCCCCCTGCTTGCCTCCTTCGGGGAGTCTGCCGCGTCGTCCGTCGTCTCGCATACAGCATCAGTCACGATCACTCTCTCCTGTACGATTGACCTTGGGGGCGGAGACTCCTTTTCCCTTTCCGTATCCGGTACTGATATCTCCGCAGTACAAGAAGAGATGCAGTCCTGTCTTGCGGCGT includes:
- a CDS encoding vWA domain-containing protein; the encoded protein is MKTVLTLLVDCAGMFEGGRTAAANMPVKKFIAGLPADLPVRILRYSDTAMWHLGPEPVPAGEVEWTDLPSGGYLSSLAHAANLAGQSLAAGPDIRNVVLLVSDGALSDPEEIVQAVLAKRFDAAVMRAAVPLTADADTAVLRMFTGDNIFDSSILRDPRPLLASFGESAASSVVSHTASVTITLSCTIDLGGGDSFSLSVSGTDISAVQEEMQSCLAAFGTEDEYVRDKIAGYVRRVF